DNA from Quercus lobata isolate SW786 chromosome 1, ValleyOak3.0 Primary Assembly, whole genome shotgun sequence:
TAGCCAAGAGTTTGCTCACATTTTGGTCAACCAGATGATACATGTTATAAGGATTCTCTACAATGCAAATTTCAGGAAGATAATATGCACGGGAATTTTGCCTTTGGGGTGTACACCACGTACAGTGTGGAAGTGGTATAATGCCTCTAATGTTGAAAAAGATGGCCGAGGATGCGTGAAGGAAATCAATGATATAGTTTTGGAGTACAATATTATGCTGAATGAGCACATTGTGAAGCTTAATTCCAAGTTGCCCGATGCACAGATAGTCTTCTGTGATGTGTATCAAGGAATTATGGAGATCATTACCAAACCAGAAAACTATGGTATGAACCTAAAAGTATTTACTATTTTCTACCTTACACTATTCCTCTACTTCTTGAGATATGATCTGATTACGACACCTTAAAAAGTAGGACTTTATGGTCTTATATTAAAGTAAAAAGAGATAATATTGCTATACTTTCTAACTAACGAATATCTGCTATAGCCATGGAAATCATCAGACCCCCATGCTTCAAATAGAATCTCTAATGAGTCCTTTAAGTTTCATAACattttataaatcaatttgTTCTAATCTGATGTATTGTGAATTCAATGCCTTCGATAATTGCTATTTAAACCACCACTAGGTATGCATTTGGATATAgctttttattgattatttatttgCTGAAAGTTGGTTAAAATATAGTTGTACCtagaaaaagtgaggttttaaaaagttatacgTAAGAAACTAAGTTTTAAAGCTAAAAGTGAAAAATGATCCCCAAACACTAAAAGACGCCTTTGTAAGGACAGAATGTTCCAACATTATTATTTTGTCATCAGGATTAATTAAGATTATATCCAACAAGGTAATCCCTCTGAAATTTTGACTTCTAAGTTGACAAAAGTTGCATTTAATCTGTTAGACACTGATTCAGAAACTCTAGAACAGGTTAGTTTGTTATTGGCCTTAGGTCCTTTGTTTCATCGTTCTCCTATATTGCAAAACTTCCAAATTCTGAATATAAATGCCTGCCATGGAACCTTTCTTTGGTTTGAAGGATGGGATTAAGCGTTTGATGAATCCCATGTTAGAAGAGTTAAATTGACAGTACAATTTTGCATCATATCTGAAATTTCAGAAGGAATCAAATTTTAAGTTatcaattaagatttttaatGCTAAGTTAGCCACTCGGTTAATAATCACTCCACATGTCCCGCACCATATTAGAATTGTATAAATCATTTGCAGGCTGTTTCCAacagttcaaaaaattatgctGTCTAGTTATGACTATATCTTATGCAGAACATCATCATGTGAAATCAACAAGTCCAATATCATTAGTTACTTGATATGATGTGCATTTCTGTCACAAATATAGGATTTAAGGAAGTGAGGAACGCGTGCTGTGGGGCTGGCACGTATGGCGCGATGATTGGCTGCCTCTCCCAAGAAATGGCCTGTGACCAAGCTTCAAGTTTTGTCTGGTGGGACTTATACAACCCTACACCAGCGGTTAACTCCTTGCTTGCGGATTCTGCCTGGTCTGGCCGACCCTTCTCTGGAATGTGCCATCCTATAACGATTCAGGAATTAATCAACACTTGAGTGATGCATCTGACCTGATGATCGACCATGCAGCTACCATGTGgtattcttttgattttcccTTCTTTGGTTTGTTTAGGCTGGCCTTTTGTTAGTAGAAGTTAGTAATGCTGATGATTTTAAATGCAAGTTTATGTAAATGCTAAATAGCAAGTTACAGTAAAAAAGAGCAAATTTTCCAAGATTTCTTGAAGGCTATTTCATAAGTGCGAGTACAATGATGGTATACAATTACTTCATATTTAACCTTcctttgctttgaatttcatCTATGATGTAATTGTGACTTCCTCAAATATCAAAATGACAAACTGTTCAAAGTCTTCCAACTCTGTGTTGTCTGTAGAGGCTACTGAATAATTCTCCCAATCCAGACTTCTGTATTATTCCTTACATGAGTACATCCATTAGTACTGAAAATGTGCCTTAACAGAAACAAACAAATGTATTGGTTGGAATTCAATAACCATGAAGATTTCAGAAGCAAACTGATCAAAgagtcttaaatttttttgtcaaatgtaTAATTAGAACATAAAGTGACTGCGAATGAGCTATGACTCAGATAGTACATCAGTCATCtgagttaaaagttaaaacccaCAGTGCGGGTGTAATTTTTTAACTGCAGGACACGGTATTTGACAACaagacttttttcttttttgccgtGGTGTGTGCACCAATAGGTCCTACCAACATCTCCAAGCACATGTTTAAGCTGAAAGCCTGCTGTAATTCATCAATTTTGTACAAAGAAAAGTTGTAggactacaaatttttttacaattttttgttataattctaACATAACAAATTGTGAATAATTGTTTATCACTTTCGTATGAACATATCATTTTTACATTTCACCTTCTACGCTCTATCATCGGAATTATGATAAAAAAGTTGTGTAATTATTGGTAgtattatattttctcttttttataattcattaatttgCAGTTGGGCCCACCCTCACCAAACAATTCACAAGAGTTAAAAAGTGCATTTAAAAACACACACTTAACTTATAGTCCAATGCTATCATTTTTCCCGTTGGCACACTGACCAACCAGCACCAGTCCATAGTGGGTTACCACGGATTAAGATTAAGTGCAATTATTAAAAAGCAATTTTATCATGCAAGTACaccattttttttcacaaatttttttttatatttttaatttttaactttaattttttacatctttttaactttaactttCAACCTCCACCTTTCAACGCTATTGCATCAGGTCAATCCCCGTTGATGACACCGTTTGTCTTTGTTCTCGGAATTCAAGGCccttttgattaaaataataatttttaaaaattaaaaactaaaaaaagtagCTAGCATGTATATAGATTTGAAAACAACAGTAAAATATTCAAACAAACACATGCATCATCAGTACCTTTACAGAAGCCAATGCACCGAGGCCAGCGCACAAGTTAAAGAGAATCAAACAGTGTATATTTGCTTTCTTCAGTTTTTTCCTACACTGAGATTCATTTCCAATCCCAGCAAGCACCAAAAATGGCTACAGCTTTTTCTACACTCGCTGTGTTCATcccaaccaaaaccaaaaccaccaTCACCAGACCCCACTcccactctcactctcactcgcACCCACTCACTATCAAGGCCTCATCAAACTCCACCAACCCACCCCTCCCGGGACGGAAGCTCCGCGCCGCCGTGATAGGCGGAGGACCAGCTGGGTCCTCCGCCGCCGAGGCTTTAGCTTCCGGAGGCATAGAAACGTTTCTTTTCGAACGTAACCCGCCGACAACCGCGAAACCCTGCGGCGGCGCCATACCGCTATGCATGCTCGAAGAATTCAACATCCCATCTCACCTCATCGACCGCCACGTCACCCGCATGCGCATCTTCTCGCCGTCGAACCTCTCCGTCGATTTCGGAAAAACTCTCAGACCCAACGAGTTCATCGCCATGGTCCGCCGCGAAGCACTCGATTCCTTCCTCCGATCACGCGCCGAGTCGTTCGGCGCCAAGCTCGTCTCCGGCCTCGTCACCAACCTCGAAGTCCCCGAATCCTCCACTTCCCCTTACGTTGTTCACTACACCTCCGACAACTCTCGACACTCTCTCCCCGTCGACGTCGTCGTCGGCGCCGACGGAGCCAATAGCCGTGTCGCTCGCTCAATCCACGCCGGCACGTACGCGTGCGCCATCGCTTTCCAAGAGCGAATCAAGCTCCCCGACCACAAAATGGAGT
Protein-coding regions in this window:
- the LOC115986518 gene encoding geranylgeranyl diphosphate reductase, chloroplastic-like, translating into MATAFSTLAVFIPTKTKTTITRPHSHSHSHSHPLTIKASSNSTNPPLPGRKLRAAVIGGGPAGSSAAEALASGGIETFLFERNPPTTAKPCGGAIPLCMLEEFNIPSHLIDRHVTRMRIFSPSNLSVDFGKTLRPNEFIAMVRREALDSFLRSRAESFGAKLVSGLVTNLEVPESSTSPYVVHYTSDNSRHSLPVDVVVGADGANSRVARSIHAGTYACAIAFQERIKLPDHKMEYYNDLAEMYVGNDVSPDFYAWVFPKCDHVAVGTGTVCAKQNIKLYQKGIRERVKHKISGGKVIKVEAHPIPEHPRPIRIRGRVALVGDAAGYVTKCSGEGIYFAAKSGRMCGEAIVKASEGGDRMVNEDDLKREYLRVWDSKYVTTFRFLDLLQRVFYGSNAAREALVELCDDEYVQRMTFESYLYKKLADGDRLQDVKMVWNTIGSLIKCNMVGSK